One stretch of Methanobacteriaceae archaeon DNA includes these proteins:
- a CDS encoding GyrI-like domain-containing protein: MQIEEKVVAEEQHALINYIGPVEDMGDLINEIAAWIEDNAIQVAGSPFAIYYTSPKDDAEKVTYDIGFPVLGEIQGTSRIVIATIPEHTVISAKYKGPYSDLPDVYKAMVEFVMINKYDVIGSPKEIYYNSPEDVSVNELVTEVQFPVIKMG, encoded by the coding sequence ATGCAAATAGAAGAAAAAGTTGTGGCAGAAGAGCAACATGCCTTAATAAATTATATAGGGCCTGTTGAGGATATGGGAGACCTTATAAATGAAATAGCCGCTTGGATAGAAGATAATGCGATTCAGGTTGCAGGATCCCCTTTTGCGATTTATTATACCAGTCCCAAGGACGATGCTGAAAAGGTTACTTATGATATTGGATTTCCAGTACTGGGCGAAATCCAGGGGACATCCCGAATTGTTATAGCTACCATACCAGAGCATACTGTTATTTCAGCCAAATATAAAGGGCCTTACAGTGATTTACCAGACGTTTATAAGGCCATGGTAGAGTTTGTAATGATTAATAAATACGATGTTATTGGTTCACCAAAAGAAATATATTACAACTCTCCAGAGGATGTTTCAGTCAATGAATTAGTTACTGAAGTCCAATTTCCAGTTATTAAAATGGGATAA
- the pscS gene encoding O-phospho-L-seryl-tRNA:Cys-tRNA synthase — protein MECQNYGLTRSVERENLNLNPLQRGGVLSAAAREALYDFGDGYSVCDYCAGRLDEIAKPSIGGFLEDLAKFINVDAVRTVHGAREGKFAIMHALCDKGDTIVVDGNAHYTTHLAAERNSLNIVEVPNNSGPEFEITPEKYREVLENAIDEKGEIKLALLTHVDGDYGNLTDAKKIGKICQDAGVPLVLNCAYSMGRLPIDAKELNVDFVVGSGHKSMAASGPIGVLGMKEEWADKLLERSSRHQKKEIEMLGCTSRGAPVATLMASLPHLVERVSKWDDEVQKARNFVEQMEEIDGVVQVGVRPTNHDLVRFETPFFHEIAQKHSRRGFFLYEELKKRKIVGIKRGQTEWFKCSAYGMSQEQIDYIADSFKEIARTALD, from the coding sequence ATGGAATGTCAAAATTATGGCCTTACTCGGAGTGTGGAACGGGAAAATCTGAACTTAAACCCCCTTCAAAGGGGAGGAGTTCTTTCGGCAGCGGCTAGAGAGGCACTTTATGATTTTGGTGATGGATACAGTGTCTGTGATTACTGTGCTGGACGATTAGATGAAATTGCTAAACCCTCTATTGGAGGATTTTTAGAGGATCTGGCCAAATTTATCAATGTTGATGCAGTGAGAACCGTTCATGGGGCAAGAGAAGGTAAATTTGCGATAATGCATGCTTTATGTGATAAAGGGGACACCATTGTAGTGGATGGAAATGCTCATTATACTACTCACCTGGCGGCAGAGCGTAATTCTTTAAATATAGTTGAAGTTCCGAATAATAGTGGCCCTGAATTTGAAATAACTCCTGAAAAATATAGGGAAGTTCTAGAAAATGCCATTGATGAGAAAGGTGAAATAAAATTGGCCCTTTTGACCCATGTAGATGGCGATTATGGGAATTTAACTGATGCCAAAAAAATTGGAAAAATTTGCCAGGATGCTGGTGTCCCACTGGTTTTAAATTGCGCTTATTCCATGGGAAGGCTACCTATTGATGCTAAAGAACTAAATGTTGACTTTGTAGTGGGAAGTGGTCATAAAAGTATGGCTGCATCAGGCCCTATTGGAGTTCTGGGGATGAAAGAAGAATGGGCTGATAAACTTCTTGAAAGATCTTCCAGACATCAAAAAAAGGAAATTGAGATGCTTGGATGTACCAGTAGGGGCGCTCCAGTGGCCACCTTAATGGCATCCTTGCCTCATTTAGTTGAACGAGTAAGTAAATGGGACGATGAAGTCCAAAAGGCCAGAAATTTTGTAGAACAAATGGAGGAAATTGATGGGGTGGTACAAGTGGGTGTGCGGCCTACTAATCATGATCTGGTGAGATTTGAAACACCATTCTTCCATGAAATTGCTCAAAAACACTCACGAAGAGGATTTTTCCTTTATGAAGAACTGAAAAAACGCAAAATTGTGGGAATAAAGCGTGGCCAGACCGAATGGTTCAAATGCAGTGCTTATGGTATGAGTCAAGAGCAAATAGATTATATTGCTGATTCATTTAAGGAAATAGCTAGAACTGCTTTGGATTGA